Genomic segment of Candidatus Saccharimonadia bacterium:
GTGTAACGTCGACATAACCAGGTGCTTCACCGTCGTAGAGTTCGAGAGTGCCTTGGAGGCTTTCCCCAACGAAGACGCCAAAAATGCGTGGCGCGGTCGCAAAAGCGCGGTTTGCATGCTCGTTGAGACAATCATCCCTCGTTAAAGGGCCGACGCGATGCCGGAGTGGCGATTGATCGAGGCCGGAGAGAATGCGTTGAAAGTGGGTGCAATGGCTAAAGTCTAGAGCCTGGATTCGAAGACCAGCAGCTACTTTTTCGGCGTCATCTGCCAAAAGCTCATTCG
This window contains:
- a CDS encoding GNAT family N-acetyltransferase; the protein is MSMAEASSSSNELLADDAEKVAAGLRIQALDFSHCTHFQRILSGLDQSPLRHRVGPLTRDDCLNEHANRAFATAPRIFGVFVGESLQGTLELYDGEAPGYVDVTLVVDPRWCNKGLGWALLSAAMQWMRQLEGHTIRMSFSRNNWPMRALAHRANAQLSLAFDEISACINVTGLNGSVRKNGTRMIVG